The following are encoded in a window of Streptococcus pasteurianus genomic DNA:
- the rpsD gene encoding 30S ribosomal protein S4: MSRYTGPSWKQSRRLGLSLTGTGKELARRNYVPGQHGPNNRSKLSEYGLQLAEKQKLRFTYGVGEKQFRNLFVQATKIKGGTLGFNFMVLLERRLDNVVYRLGLATTRRQARQFVNHGHILVDGKRVDIPSYRVTPGQVISVREKSAKVPAILEAVEATLGRPAFVSFDTEKLEGSLTRLPERDEINPEINEALVVEYYNKML; encoded by the coding sequence ATGTCACGTTATACAGGTCCATCATGGAAACAATCACGTCGCCTTGGCTTGTCTCTTACAGGTACAGGTAAAGAATTAGCACGTCGTAACTACGTGCCAGGTCAACACGGTCCTAACAACCGTAGCAAACTTTCTGAATATGGTTTGCAATTGGCCGAAAAACAAAAACTTCGTTTCACTTACGGTGTAGGTGAAAAACAATTCCGTAACTTGTTCGTACAAGCTACTAAAATTAAAGGTGGAACTCTTGGTTTCAACTTTATGGTTCTTTTGGAACGTCGTCTTGACAACGTTGTTTACCGTTTAGGTCTTGCAACTACTCGTCGTCAAGCTCGTCAATTCGTTAACCACGGTCACATCCTTGTTGACGGTAAGCGTGTTGATATCCCTTCATACCGTGTAACTCCTGGTCAAGTTATCTCAGTTCGCGAAAAATCAGCTAAAGTACCTGCTATCCTTGAAGCTGTTGAAGCTACTCTTGGACGTCCAGCATTCGTATCATTCGATACTGAAAAACTTGAAGGTTCATTGACTCGTCTTCCAGAACGCGACGAAATCAACCCAGAAATCAACGAAGCACTTGTCGTTGAATACTACAACAAAATGCTTTAA
- the dnaB gene encoding replicative DNA helicase, whose product MAEEPELRVQPQDLLAEQSILGSIFISPDKLITVREYISPDDFYKYSHRVIFKAMITLSDRNEAIDATTVRTILDDQGDLQNIGGLSYIVELVNSVPTSANAEYYAKIVAEKAMLRNIISRLTETVNLAYEGSTDSEDVIAGAEKALVEINERSNRSGFRKISDVLKVNYENLEIRSRQTSDVTGLPTGFRDLDKITTGLHPDQLIILAARPAVGKTAFVLNIAQNVGTKQNKPVAIFSLEMGAESLVDRMLAAEGMVDSHHLRTGQLTDQEWNNITIAQGALAEAPIYIDDTPGIKITEIRARARKLSQEVEGGLGLIVIDYLQLITGTRPENRQQEVSDISRQLKILAKELKVPVIALSQLSRGVEQRQDKRPVLSDIRESGSIEQDADIVAFLYRDDYYRREGEENDDAIEDNTIEVILEKNRSGARGTVKLIFQKEYNKFSSIAQFEER is encoded by the coding sequence TTGGCAGAGGAGCCAGAATTGAGAGTTCAGCCACAAGATTTATTAGCAGAACAGTCTATCTTAGGTTCGATTTTTATCTCGCCAGATAAGCTTATTACTGTCCGTGAATACATTAGCCCAGATGATTTCTATAAATATTCTCATAGAGTTATTTTTAAGGCAATGATTACGCTTAGCGATCGTAATGAGGCTATTGATGCCACAACAGTTAGAACAATTCTTGATGACCAAGGAGATTTGCAAAACATTGGTGGCTTGTCTTACATTGTAGAACTCGTCAATAGCGTTCCTACAAGTGCCAATGCAGAGTATTATGCTAAAATTGTCGCCGAAAAGGCGATGTTGCGTAATATCATCTCTAGGTTGACAGAGACTGTAAACCTTGCATATGAAGGTTCTACGGATTCTGAAGACGTTATTGCAGGAGCAGAAAAAGCCCTTGTTGAGATTAATGAACGTAGCAATCGTAGTGGTTTTCGTAAGATTTCAGATGTTTTGAAGGTCAACTATGAAAATTTGGAAATTCGTTCGCGTCAGACAAGCGACGTTACTGGATTGCCAACAGGCTTTCGCGATTTGGATAAGATTACAACAGGTTTACACCCTGACCAACTGATTATTCTTGCTGCTCGTCCAGCCGTCGGGAAAACTGCTTTTGTTTTGAACATTGCGCAAAACGTTGGGACTAAACAAAATAAACCAGTCGCTATTTTCTCCCTGGAAATGGGTGCTGAAAGTTTGGTTGACCGTATGTTGGCTGCTGAGGGAATGGTTGATTCTCACCACCTTCGAACAGGTCAATTGACTGACCAAGAATGGAACAACATTACCATTGCCCAAGGTGCTCTGGCAGAAGCGCCAATTTATATTGATGATACACCAGGGATTAAAATCACTGAAATTCGTGCACGAGCACGTAAGCTGTCTCAAGAAGTTGAGGGGGGGCTTGGGTTGATTGTCATTGACTATTTACAGTTGATTACAGGAACACGTCCAGAGAATCGACAACAAGAGGTTTCTGATATTTCACGTCAATTGAAGATTTTGGCAAAAGAGCTGAAAGTCCCTGTTATCGCACTTAGTCAGTTGTCTCGCGGTGTTGAACAACGTCAAGATAAACGTCCTGTGTTGTCAGATATTCGTGAATCAGGTTCTATTGAGCAAGATGCGGATATCGTTGCGTTCTTGTATCGTGATGATTATTATCGTCGTGAGGGTGAAGAAAATGATGACGCTATTGAAGACAATACTATCGAAGTTATCTTGGAAAAGAACCGTTCAGGAGCGCGTGGTACAGTGAAATTAATTTTCCAAAAAGAATACAATAAATTTTCTAGCATAGCGCAGTTTGAAGAGCGTTGA
- a CDS encoding TetR/AcrR family transcriptional regulator gives MTNDNRRANTKKAIQEAMVTLLKTESFDDITTIKISKEAGISRSSFYTHYKDKFELIDSCQRTLFNQVEYIFEKHEGNKKQAFLEIFEFLKREQLLSALISANGTREFQAFIVNKVRIFINTDFQNRFGREELSPVEKEYSSIYFAYAFFGLCQSWIANGKKESPRQMTNLILKLLPLSL, from the coding sequence ATGACAAATGATAATCGCAGAGCTAACACCAAAAAAGCCATTCAAGAAGCTATGGTCACCCTTTTAAAGACAGAGAGTTTTGACGACATTACCACCATCAAAATTTCTAAAGAAGCTGGCATTAGCCGTTCAAGCTTCTACACACATTATAAGGATAAATTTGAATTGATTGATTCCTGTCAACGGACCCTTTTCAATCAAGTTGAATATATTTTTGAAAAACACGAAGGCAATAAAAAACAAGCGTTTTTAGAGATTTTTGAATTTTTAAAACGTGAGCAATTGCTATCTGCTTTGATTTCAGCGAACGGCACGCGAGAATTCCAAGCTTTTATTGTTAATAAGGTGCGCATCTTTATCAACACTGATTTTCAAAATCGTTTTGGGCGTGAAGAACTTTCCCCTGTCGAAAAAGAATACAGTAGTATCTACTTTGCCTACGCCTTCTTTGGTCTCTGCCAATCTTGGATAGCTAATGGTAAAAAAGAATCTCCTCGCCAAATGACTAACCTCATTTTAAAACTTTTACCACTGTCACTATAA
- a CDS encoding Veg family protein — protein MSDAFADVAKMKKIKEDIKAHEGQLVELTLENGRKREKNKVGRLTEVYPSLFIVEYNENSDVPGAINNSYVESYTYSDILTEKTLIRYFD, from the coding sequence ATGAGTGATGCATTTGCAGATGTAGCAAAAATGAAAAAAATCAAAGAAGATATTAAAGCCCACGAAGGTCAACTTGTTGAATTGACACTTGAAAATGGTCGTAAACGTGAAAAAAATAAAGTTGGTCGTTTAACGGAAGTTTACCCTTCGTTATTTATCGTTGAATACAATGAAAATTCTGATGTTCCAGGAGCAATCAACAATTCTTATGTTGAATCATACACTTATTCAGATATTTTAACTGAAAAAACATTGATTCGCTATTTTGATTAA